A single window of Priestia filamentosa DNA harbors:
- the trxA gene encoding thioredoxin produces the protein MAITHATDQNFTAETNEGVVLVDFWAPWCGPCKMIAPVLEELDSDMGDKVKIVKLDVDENQETAGKFGVMSIPTLLVMKDGEQVDKIVGFQPKEALAEALNKHL, from the coding sequence ATGGCAATTACACATGCAACAGATCAAAACTTTACTGCTGAAACAAATGAAGGGGTAGTACTTGTTGACTTTTGGGCACCATGGTGCGGACCTTGTAAAATGATTGCTCCAGTTCTTGAAGAACTTGATTCAGATATGGGCGACAAAGTAAAAATCGTAAAGCTTGACGTAGATGAAAACCAAGAAACAGCAGGAAAATTTGGTGTAATGAGTATCCCGACTTTACTTGTTATGAAAGACGGAGAACAAGTTGACAAAATCGTTGGTTTCCAACCAAAAGAAGCACTTGCTGAAGCATTAAACAAACATCTATAA
- the uvrC gene encoding excinuclease ABC subunit UvrC has product MNAIIKEKLAILPDQPGCYLMKDKDGTVIYVGKAKVLKNRVRSYFTGSHDGKTLRLVNAIVDFEYIVTSSNIEALILEMNLIKKYDPKYNVMLKDDKGYPFIKISNERHPRLFITRKVKKDGGKYFGPYPNVQAANETKRLLDRLYPLRKCSTIPDRVCLYHHIGQCLAPCVYEVTKEQNKELVDEIAKFLNGGFKHVKEELTEKMMNASENLEFERAQEYRDQISHIEATMEKQKMMFNDFINRDVFGYSYDKGWMCVQVFFIRQGKLIERDVSMFPFYGEPEEDFLTFLGQFYQQSNHVKPKEVLLPEHVDCEIVERLLEIKAHCPQKGKKKDLLNLANKNAKIALKEKFWLIERDEERTIKAIENLGEKLNIDTPNRIEAFDNSNIQGTDPVSAMVVFVDGKPYKKEYRKYKIRTVEGPNDYDSMREVVRRRYSRVLKDNLPLPDLIVIDGGKGQIAAAEDVLENELGLFVPVAGLVKDNKHRTSNIMIGNPLEVVPLERNSQEFYLLQRIQDEVHRFAITFHRQVRSKSSFQSVLDDIKGVGAKRKKMLLTHFGSLKKLKEASIEEIQGAGIPKDTATTIYSALREEDEKSD; this is encoded by the coding sequence ATGAACGCAATTATAAAAGAAAAGCTAGCGATTCTTCCAGATCAGCCTGGCTGTTACTTGATGAAAGATAAGGACGGTACTGTTATTTATGTCGGAAAAGCAAAAGTATTAAAAAATAGAGTACGCTCATACTTTACTGGAAGTCACGATGGAAAAACGCTTCGTCTTGTGAACGCTATTGTTGATTTTGAATATATCGTCACGTCTTCCAACATTGAAGCGCTTATTTTAGAAATGAACTTAATTAAGAAGTACGATCCAAAATATAATGTAATGCTAAAAGATGATAAAGGCTATCCATTTATTAAAATTAGCAATGAGCGCCATCCACGTTTATTTATCACGAGAAAAGTAAAAAAAGATGGGGGCAAATATTTTGGACCTTACCCAAACGTTCAAGCAGCAAATGAGACAAAGAGGCTGTTAGATCGCTTATATCCACTCCGGAAATGTTCTACTATTCCAGACCGAGTTTGTCTTTATCATCATATTGGCCAATGTTTGGCTCCCTGTGTTTATGAAGTGACAAAGGAGCAAAATAAGGAGCTTGTAGATGAGATTGCAAAGTTTTTGAACGGCGGATTCAAGCATGTTAAAGAAGAACTGACTGAAAAGATGATGAACGCATCAGAAAACCTAGAGTTTGAACGTGCACAGGAATATCGAGATCAAATTTCCCATATTGAAGCAACAATGGAAAAGCAAAAAATGATGTTTAATGACTTTATCAATCGAGATGTTTTTGGTTATTCCTATGATAAGGGATGGATGTGTGTCCAAGTGTTCTTTATTCGCCAAGGAAAACTAATTGAACGTGATGTTTCTATGTTTCCTTTTTATGGTGAACCTGAAGAAGATTTTCTCACTTTTTTAGGACAGTTTTATCAGCAGTCTAACCATGTAAAACCAAAGGAAGTGCTTCTTCCTGAGCATGTTGATTGTGAAATAGTGGAGCGTCTTTTAGAAATCAAAGCACACTGTCCTCAAAAAGGAAAAAAGAAAGATTTACTGAACCTAGCCAATAAGAACGCTAAAATTGCTTTAAAAGAAAAATTTTGGCTTATTGAACGTGATGAAGAACGGACAATTAAAGCAATTGAAAATCTTGGAGAGAAACTAAATATTGATACGCCAAATAGAATCGAAGCATTTGATAACTCAAACATTCAAGGAACAGATCCTGTATCAGCAATGGTCGTATTTGTTGATGGAAAACCGTATAAGAAAGAATATCGAAAATATAAAATTCGAACTGTTGAAGGTCCAAATGACTATGATTCCATGCGTGAAGTTGTACGACGAAGATATAGTCGTGTATTAAAAGACAATCTTCCACTTCCAGATTTAATTGTGATTGATGGAGGGAAAGGCCAAATTGCAGCTGCAGAGGATGTACTTGAAAATGAACTTGGATTGTTTGTTCCTGTTGCAGGGCTTGTAAAAGATAATAAGCACCGAACATCAAACATTATGATAGGAAATCCTTTAGAAGTAGTGCCTCTTGAAAGGAACAGCCAAGAGTTTTATTTACTGCAGCGGATTCAAGATGAAGTGCACCGCTTTGCGATTACTTTTCATCGACAAGTTCGGTCAAAATCTTCTTTTCAATCTGTTCTTGACGATATTAAAGGGGTTGGCGCAAAGCGAAAGAAAATGCTGCTTACTCACTTTGGATCTTTAAAGAAATTAAAAGAAGCAAGCATAGAAGAAATCCAAGGAGCAGGGATACCAAAAGATACAGCAACTACGATTTATAGCGCTCTTCGTGAGGAAGACGAAAAAAGTGATTGA
- a CDS encoding aspartate kinase: MGLVVQKFGGTSVGTSERIQNVASRVIEEKAAGNDVVVVVSAMGKTTDDLVSLSKELNENPSKREMDMLLTTGEQITISLLSMALQAKGYDAVSLTGWQAGMKTEEVHGNARITNIETARIKQYLKENKIVVVAGFQGITENNEITTLGRGGSDTTAVALAAALEAEKCDIYTDVTGVYTTDPRYVKGARKLNSISYDEMLELANLGAGVLHPRAVEFAKNYEVKLEVRSSLEKERGTIIKEEAEMEDNLLVRGIAFEDNISRVTVIGMEDDIYTLPSIFSLLAKHHINVDIIVQSVTSAKSAVSFSVKTEELQRTLSVLEAQKRYLQYEEVEHENGLSKVSIVGSGMVSNPGVAAKMFEVLQDSKVQVKMVSTSEIKVSTVIVQKDMVKAVEALHETFELTNERVGK; this comes from the coding sequence ATGGGCTTAGTTGTTCAAAAATTTGGAGGAACTTCCGTAGGAACTAGCGAGAGAATTCAAAATGTAGCAAGTCGAGTTATTGAGGAGAAAGCAGCAGGTAATGATGTCGTTGTTGTTGTGTCTGCGATGGGAAAAACAACAGATGATCTTGTTTCATTATCAAAAGAGCTCAATGAAAACCCAAGTAAGCGGGAAATGGATATGCTTTTAACAACAGGAGAACAGATTACCATTTCTCTTCTTTCTATGGCTCTACAGGCGAAAGGTTATGATGCTGTTTCTTTAACAGGTTGGCAAGCTGGAATGAAGACAGAAGAGGTACATGGAAATGCTCGAATTACCAATATTGAAACCGCTCGAATCAAACAATATCTCAAAGAAAATAAAATTGTCGTTGTTGCGGGATTCCAAGGGATTACAGAGAACAATGAGATTACAACATTAGGTAGAGGTGGCTCTGATACAACTGCGGTGGCACTTGCTGCAGCTCTTGAAGCAGAAAAATGTGATATTTACACAGATGTAACAGGAGTCTATACGACAGATCCTCGTTATGTTAAAGGTGCGAGAAAACTTAACTCAATTTCTTATGATGAAATGTTAGAGCTTGCTAATCTAGGAGCAGGGGTTCTTCATCCAAGAGCTGTTGAGTTTGCTAAAAATTATGAAGTAAAGCTTGAAGTTCGATCAAGTTTAGAAAAAGAACGTGGAACAATTATTAAGGAGGAAGCAGAGATGGAAGATAATTTATTAGTAAGAGGAATTGCATTTGAGGACAATATTTCCCGAGTGACGGTTATTGGCATGGAGGACGACATTTATACCCTTCCTTCTATCTTCTCACTCCTTGCTAAACATCATATTAATGTAGACATTATTGTTCAAAGCGTTACGTCTGCTAAGTCAGCAGTATCATTTTCCGTAAAAACAGAGGAACTTCAACGTACATTAAGTGTGTTAGAAGCTCAAAAAAGATATTTACAATATGAAGAAGTTGAACATGAAAATGGACTTTCAAAAGTCTCGATTGTTGGTTCTGGAATGGTTTCAAATCCTGGGGTGGCTGCGAAAATGTTTGAGGTGCTTCAAGATAGTAAAGTTCAAGTGAAAATGGTTAGCACGTCTGAGATTAAAGTTTCAACAGTCATTGTGCAAAAAGATATGGTAAAAGCCGTCGAAGCTCTTCATGAAACGTTTGAGTTAACAAATGAACGTGTAGGTAAATAA
- a CDS encoding YslB family protein, which translates to MEQREKQELDSLEEVEKEEERPSAVTQEETIPLFGYELLRDIVLPDILGKETDNISYWAGKNIARVYPQPSLADLQTFFIRAGWGTLTLKKEQRSSLEFELSGPSVERRLHNKETCSFQLEAGFLAEQIQAQKGYTAEAEQWKKYRNKVVLSIVYDRRDILV; encoded by the coding sequence ATGGAGCAACGAGAAAAACAAGAGTTAGATAGTTTAGAAGAAGTGGAAAAAGAAGAGGAACGGCCATCTGCTGTTACACAGGAAGAAACCATTCCTTTATTTGGTTATGAACTGCTAAGAGATATTGTTTTGCCAGATATTTTAGGAAAGGAAACAGATAATATTTCCTATTGGGCTGGCAAGAATATTGCACGTGTTTATCCACAGCCGTCCCTAGCAGATCTTCAAACTTTTTTTATTCGTGCAGGATGGGGCACCCTTACTCTAAAAAAAGAACAAAGAAGCTCACTCGAATTTGAACTTAGCGGACCTAGCGTTGAACGCCGTTTACATAATAAAGAAACATGCTCTTTCCAACTTGAGGCTGGATTTCTAGCTGAACAAATTCAAGCTCAAAAAGGATATACAGCAGAAGCTGAACAATGGAAAAAATACCGTAACAAGGTCGTCCTTTCCATCGTTTATGACAGAAGAGATATTCTAGTATAA
- a CDS encoding succinate dehydrogenase cytochrome b558 subunit: MEATKEFYYRRLHSLLGVIPIGIFLIQHLVVNHFATRSPEAFNTAAHFMEKLPFRYLLEIFVIFLPIIFHAVYGLYIAFTAKNNANRYGFFRNWMFVLQRVTGVITLIFITWHVWETRIQAMRGTEVNYDMMANILSSPVSLAFYLIGVISTIFHFANGLWSFSVSWGLTVTPRSQRIATYVTIGVFFALTIVGVRAILAFT; the protein is encoded by the coding sequence TTGGAAGCAACAAAAGAATTTTATTATCGTAGGTTACACTCATTACTGGGTGTAATACCGATCGGGATTTTCCTTATCCAGCATCTTGTTGTTAACCACTTTGCAACAAGAAGCCCAGAGGCATTTAACACTGCCGCACACTTCATGGAAAAACTACCGTTTCGCTATTTATTGGAGATCTTTGTGATTTTCTTACCAATTATCTTTCATGCTGTTTATGGGTTATACATTGCTTTTACAGCCAAGAATAATGCGAACAGATATGGATTCTTTAGAAACTGGATGTTTGTTCTTCAACGTGTTACAGGTGTTATTACACTTATCTTTATTACATGGCACGTATGGGAAACGCGTATTCAAGCTATGAGAGGTACTGAAGTTAACTATGATATGATGGCAAACATCTTATCAAGCCCAGTTTCACTTGCTTTTTATCTTATTGGTGTTATTTCTACTATTTTTCATTTTGCTAACGGCTTATGGTCATTTAGCGTTAGCTGGGGTTTAACGGTAACTCCTCGTTCTCAAAGAATTGCAACATATGTGACGATTGGCGTATTTTTTGCTCTTACAATTGTAGGTGTCCGCGCCATCCTAGCGTTCACTTAA
- the sdhA gene encoding succinate dehydrogenase flavoprotein subunit — MSNGKIIVVGGGLAGLMATIKIAESGKKVDLFSIVPVKRSHSVCAQGGINGAVNTKGEGDSPWEHFDDTVYGGDFLANQPPVKAMCEAAPGIIHLLDRMGVMFNRTPEGLLDFRRFGGTQHHRTAFAGATTGQQLLYALDEQVRRYEVAGLVTKYEGFEFLGAVIDDEGTCRGITAQNLQSMEIGSYKADAVIMATGGPGIVFGKSTNSMINTGSAASIVYQQGVHYANGEFIQIHPTAIPGDDKLRLMSESARGEGGRVWTYKDGKPWYFLEEKYPAYGNLVPRDIATREIFDVCVNQKLGINGENMVYLDLSHKDAKELDIKLGGIIEIYEKFMGDDPRKVPMKIFPAVHYSMGGLWVDYDQMTNIPGLFAAGECDYSQHGGNRLGANSLLSAIYGGMVAGPNAVKYIEGLNKWTDSIESSLYDKHVKEQEQKWQNILSLDGKENAYVLHRELGEWMTDNVTVVRYNDKLLKTDDKIQELLERYQNININDTAKWSNQGAAFTRQLANMLQLARVITLGAYNRNESRGAHYKPDFPERNDEEFLKTTMATFVDRESAPNFSYEDVDVSLIKPRKRDYSQKKDSGSASSKKKEGVSEK; from the coding sequence ATGAGTAACGGAAAAATTATTGTTGTCGGCGGTGGACTCGCTGGTTTAATGGCAACAATTAAAATTGCGGAATCTGGTAAGAAAGTAGACTTGTTTTCTATCGTTCCAGTGAAGCGTTCTCATTCAGTTTGTGCGCAAGGTGGAATAAACGGAGCCGTAAATACAAAAGGTGAGGGAGATTCGCCATGGGAGCACTTTGACGATACAGTTTATGGTGGAGACTTTTTAGCAAACCAGCCTCCTGTTAAAGCAATGTGTGAAGCAGCACCGGGAATTATTCATCTATTAGACCGTATGGGGGTTATGTTTAACCGTACGCCAGAAGGATTGCTGGATTTCCGCCGCTTTGGAGGTACACAGCATCATAGAACAGCTTTTGCTGGAGCAACAACAGGACAGCAACTTTTATATGCACTTGATGAGCAAGTTCGTCGTTATGAAGTAGCAGGTCTTGTAACTAAATATGAAGGATTTGAATTTCTAGGAGCCGTTATTGATGATGAAGGAACCTGTAGAGGGATTACCGCTCAGAATTTGCAATCAATGGAGATTGGTTCATACAAAGCAGATGCGGTAATTATGGCAACAGGTGGACCTGGGATAGTATTTGGTAAATCAACAAACTCCATGATCAATACAGGATCAGCAGCTTCTATTGTTTATCAACAAGGAGTACACTATGCAAACGGGGAGTTTATTCAAATTCATCCAACCGCAATTCCAGGGGATGATAAACTTCGTCTTATGAGCGAATCAGCACGTGGTGAAGGTGGCCGTGTTTGGACATATAAAGACGGAAAACCTTGGTACTTCCTTGAAGAAAAGTATCCAGCATACGGAAACTTAGTTCCGCGTGATATCGCAACTCGTGAGATTTTTGATGTTTGCGTTAATCAAAAATTGGGTATTAACGGAGAGAACATGGTATATCTTGATCTTTCTCATAAAGATGCGAAAGAACTAGATATTAAGCTTGGTGGAATTATTGAGATTTATGAAAAATTCATGGGTGACGATCCGCGTAAAGTACCAATGAAGATCTTCCCTGCCGTTCACTATTCAATGGGTGGCCTTTGGGTTGATTATGATCAAATGACAAATATTCCTGGTCTTTTCGCAGCTGGTGAATGTGATTATTCTCAGCACGGTGGAAACCGCTTAGGTGCAAACTCTCTACTTTCAGCTATTTACGGTGGTATGGTTGCAGGACCAAACGCAGTAAAATATATTGAAGGTCTTAATAAATGGACAGATTCTATAGAGTCTTCACTTTATGATAAACATGTAAAAGAGCAAGAACAAAAATGGCAAAACATTCTTTCTCTAGATGGAAAAGAAAACGCTTATGTCCTTCATAGAGAACTTGGAGAATGGATGACTGATAACGTAACAGTTGTACGTTATAATGATAAATTGTTAAAAACAGATGATAAAATTCAAGAGCTTCTTGAGCGCTATCAGAATATTAATATTAACGATACAGCAAAATGGAGTAACCAAGGAGCGGCATTTACGCGTCAGCTAGCAAATATGCTTCAACTTGCTCGTGTTATTACACTTGGTGCTTATAACCGTAATGAAAGTCGCGGAGCACATTACAAACCAGATTTCCCAGAACGTAATGATGAAGAATTCCTAAAAACAACGATGGCAACTTTTGTAGATCGTGAGTCAGCACCTAACTTTTCTTATGAAGATGTAGATGTTTCATTAATCAAGCCGCGTAAACGTGATTATTCACAGAAGAAAGATAGTGGATCAGCATCCTCTAAAAAAAAAGAGGGGGTTAGTGAGAAATGA
- the sdhB gene encoding succinate dehydrogenase iron-sulfur subunit, with translation MTETKTKTIKLIITRQDSPETAPYDEEFEIEYRPNMNVISALMEIRRNPVNSKGEHTTPINWDMNCLEEVCGACSMVINGRPRQSCTALVDKLEQPIRLKPMKTFPIVRDLQVDRSRMFDSLKKVKAWVPIDGTYDLGPGPRMPEKKRQWAYELSKCMTCGVCLEACPNVNSKSNFIGPAPLSQVRLFNAHPTGAMNKHERLDALMEDGGLSNCGNSQNCVKSCPKGIPLTTSIAALNRDTTLRSFRKFFGSDAE, from the coding sequence ATGACTGAGACAAAAACAAAAACCATTAAGTTGATTATTACACGCCAAGATTCACCGGAAACAGCTCCATATGATGAGGAATTTGAGATTGAATATCGTCCAAATATGAACGTTATTTCAGCTCTAATGGAAATTCGTCGAAATCCAGTAAATTCAAAAGGTGAGCATACAACACCAATTAACTGGGATATGAACTGTTTAGAAGAAGTTTGTGGAGCATGCTCAATGGTTATTAACGGACGCCCTCGTCAATCTTGTACAGCGTTAGTTGATAAACTTGAACAACCGATTCGACTCAAGCCAATGAAAACTTTCCCTATTGTGAGGGATCTACAAGTCGACCGTAGCCGCATGTTTGATTCATTGAAAAAAGTAAAAGCATGGGTACCGATTGATGGAACTTACGATTTAGGGCCGGGACCACGTATGCCAGAGAAGAAACGCCAATGGGCATACGAGCTCTCAAAATGTATGACTTGTGGAGTATGCTTAGAAGCTTGTCCAAATGTAAACAGTAAATCAAATTTCATTGGACCTGCTCCATTATCACAAGTTCGCTTATTCAATGCACATCCGACTGGAGCAATGAATAAACATGAACGACTTGATGCTCTAATGGAAGATGGAGGACTTTCAAATTGCGGTAACTCACAAAACTGCGTAAAATCTTGTCCAAAAGGTATTCCATTAACAACATCAATTGCTGCTTTAAACAGAGACACTACTCTTCGCTCTTTCCGAAAGTTTTTTGGAAGTGATGCAGAATAA
- a CDS encoding acyl-CoA thioesterase, whose amino-acid sequence MKKPDYINNIETWKHDFTFNREIRVRFCETDMFGHMNNTVPFLYFEEARTAFFQHIGFMEIWKKSDSETMPVVADLQCDFVQQVFFGEVLRVKTKIEHTGRSSVDLHYVGINEKEEICFTGRGALVQVSKRTGKSVPWTEEQLEKLKPYQSKKSE is encoded by the coding sequence ATGAAAAAGCCGGATTATATTAACAATATAGAGACTTGGAAGCACGATTTTACCTTTAATAGAGAGATTCGAGTTCGCTTTTGTGAGACAGATATGTTTGGTCACATGAATAATACCGTTCCTTTCCTTTATTTTGAAGAAGCCCGAACAGCTTTTTTTCAGCATATTGGTTTTATGGAAATATGGAAGAAGTCTGATAGTGAAACAATGCCCGTTGTTGCTGATTTACAGTGTGATTTTGTTCAGCAAGTCTTCTTTGGAGAAGTGCTTAGAGTAAAAACGAAAATTGAGCATACTGGACGTTCATCTGTTGATTTACACTATGTGGGGATAAATGAAAAAGAGGAAATTTGTTTCACAGGACGAGGCGCTCTTGTACAGGTCTCCAAAAGAACGGGTAAATCTGTTCCATGGACAGAGGAGCAACTTGAAAAATTAAAGCCTTATCAATCGAAAAAAAGTGAATAA
- the gerE gene encoding spore germination transcription factor GerE encodes MKDKEFPPKPLLTKREREVFELLVQDKTTKEIASELFISEKTVRNHISNAMQKLGVKGRSQAVVELLRMGELEL; translated from the coding sequence TTGAAGGATAAAGAATTTCCACCTAAACCGTTACTTACAAAGAGAGAACGAGAGGTTTTTGAACTTCTAGTACAGGACAAAACAACGAAAGAGATCGCAAGTGAGCTGTTTATTAGTGAAAAGACGGTTCGCAATCATATTTCTAACGCAATGCAAAAGCTTGGCGTTAAAGGGCGTTCTCAAGCTGTCGTTGAACTTCTTCGCATGGGAGAACTCGAGTTATAA
- a CDS encoding universal stress protein has translation MYNKILAAVDGSKQAKEALGKAFSIASCYRTPLQILHVKEGDDKTKTSWHKRSNLNKLEDRQEFLREIDTMAVKYNITHKVHFRVGNPAEEIIRYANENDIELIVVGSRGFNRFQKVVLGSVSSRIIEKASCSVLLVK, from the coding sequence ATGTACAATAAAATTCTTGCAGCCGTAGATGGCTCAAAACAGGCCAAAGAAGCTCTTGGGAAAGCTTTTTCCATTGCTTCTTGTTATCGTACACCACTGCAAATTCTTCACGTGAAAGAAGGAGATGATAAAACTAAAACATCTTGGCATAAACGCTCTAATTTAAACAAGCTAGAAGACAGGCAAGAATTTCTTCGTGAAATTGATACTATGGCCGTAAAGTATAACATTACTCATAAGGTTCATTTTAGAGTTGGAAATCCTGCTGAAGAAATTATTCGTTATGCAAATGAGAACGATATTGAACTTATTGTGGTAGGAAGTAGAGGATTTAATAGATTTCAAAAAGTAGTGCTTGGTAGTGTTAGTTCTAGAATAATAGAAAAGGCCTCCTGCTCCGTTCTCCTTGTGAAATAA
- a CDS encoding (2Fe-2S) ferredoxin domain-containing protein → MTTWNLNETKHHLLICNGGTCMKKGGEEVTVAVRDEIEKLGADAQIHTTRTRCNGRCKDGCVAIVYPEGVWYKEMTPELGREMVREHLLNGNKLENSIIYTYEEGFKAPENSSSPKGISKEKVK, encoded by the coding sequence ATGACAACGTGGAATTTAAATGAAACAAAGCATCATCTCTTAATTTGTAATGGTGGAACTTGTATGAAAAAGGGCGGAGAAGAAGTAACGGTTGCTGTTCGAGATGAAATTGAAAAGCTTGGGGCAGATGCTCAAATTCATACAACAAGAACGCGATGTAATGGACGATGTAAAGACGGATGTGTAGCAATTGTATACCCTGAAGGAGTTTGGTATAAAGAAATGACACCAGAGCTTGGAAGAGAGATGGTAAGAGAGCATCTCTTAAATGGGAATAAGCTTGAAAACTCTATCATCTACACATATGAGGAAGGATTTAAAGCTCCTGAAAATTCCTCATCGCCAAAAGGAATTTCAAAAGAGAAAGTGAAATAA
- the cobJ gene encoding precorrin-3B C(17)-methyltransferase: MSGKLLIVGFGPGNFEHITERAKEALQESDMIIGYKTYVELIQGLLSNQQVISTGMTEEVTRAQEAVKQAEQGKKVAVISSGDAGVYGMAGLVYEVLVEKGWSRKDGVEIEIIPGISAINSCASLLGAPVMHDACTISLSDHLTPWTLIEKRIEAAASADFVIALYNPKSGRRTRQIAEAQRILLQYRSPDTPVGLVKSAYRDRQNIVITNLKEMLEHEIGMLTTVIIGNSSTFLYDDLMITPRGYQRKYTLNETKQPLKPHQRLKKEAEPWALSQEEAAPAVEEKEAEKVEKVKEVEKISSREIAEKALSLVTGKEEQTTFEKVTAKMESIFELAVSPGLVSKKFTPVQLTTIAEVAGEKGSIEYTPDHQIRLEVPTAEPEKVTKRLSEVGLLLAPVGDVLTMKACDFCDGEKKDSIPYAEELQERLGGVNMPKVTKIGFNGCGMACYRAVQDDIGIVYRKGKFDLFLGAKTVGRSAHSGQPVAEGISPEKIVDVVEGIVDEYKEKGHPNESFFKFFKRVKEVGGFIYQDVTPKIKIEPAPCGD, translated from the coding sequence ATGAGTGGTAAATTGCTTATTGTCGGATTTGGTCCAGGAAATTTTGAACATATTACAGAACGAGCGAAAGAGGCACTTCAAGAAAGTGACATGATTATTGGCTACAAAACATATGTGGAACTTATCCAAGGATTATTGTCAAATCAACAGGTTATTAGTACTGGAATGACTGAGGAAGTGACAAGAGCCCAAGAAGCAGTAAAGCAAGCTGAGCAAGGGAAAAAAGTAGCTGTGATCTCAAGCGGAGATGCAGGAGTATATGGAATGGCTGGTCTTGTGTATGAAGTGCTTGTTGAAAAAGGTTGGTCAAGAAAAGACGGAGTGGAAATTGAAATTATTCCTGGTATCTCCGCTATTAACTCTTGTGCTTCATTATTAGGAGCTCCTGTTATGCATGATGCGTGCACAATAAGTCTAAGCGATCATTTAACACCATGGACACTTATTGAAAAAAGGATTGAAGCTGCGGCATCTGCTGATTTTGTTATTGCTCTTTATAATCCGAAAAGTGGAAGAAGAACCCGTCAAATTGCTGAAGCTCAGCGTATCCTGCTTCAATATAGATCACCAGATACTCCTGTTGGCCTTGTGAAAAGCGCGTATCGGGACCGTCAGAATATCGTAATTACCAATTTAAAAGAAATGCTTGAACATGAAATTGGAATGCTAACAACTGTTATTATTGGAAATTCTTCAACATTTCTCTATGATGATTTAATGATTACCCCACGCGGCTATCAACGTAAATATACGCTAAATGAAACAAAACAGCCGCTAAAACCGCATCAACGTTTGAAAAAAGAGGCAGAGCCATGGGCACTTTCACAAGAAGAAGCAGCACCAGCAGTGGAAGAGAAGGAAGCAGAAAAAGTTGAGAAAGTTAAAGAAGTAGAGAAAATTTCTTCAAGGGAGATTGCGGAGAAAGCTCTTAGCCTTGTGACAGGAAAAGAGGAGCAAACAACATTTGAAAAAGTAACGGCTAAGATGGAATCCATCTTCGAACTTGCTGTAAGCCCAGGACTTGTAAGTAAAAAGTTTACACCAGTTCAGCTCACTACAATTGCTGAAGTTGCAGGCGAAAAAGGGTCAATTGAATATACACCAGATCATCAAATTCGTCTTGAAGTACCAACTGCTGAACCAGAAAAAGTAACAAAGCGACTTAGCGAAGTAGGTCTACTCCTTGCTCCTGTTGGAGACGTTTTAACCATGAAGGCGTGTGACTTCTGCGATGGGGAGAAAAAAGATTCCATTCCATATGCAGAAGAACTGCAAGAAAGACTTGGCGGAGTGAACATGCCAAAAGTTACAAAAATCGGGTTCAACGGCTGTGGTATGGCTTGCTACAGAGCTGTACAAGATGACATCGGAATTGTATATCGAAAAGGAAAGTTTGATTTGTTTCTTGGAGCGAAAACAGTAGGCCGATCAGCACATTCTGGACAGCCTGTTGCGGAAGGAATTTCTCCTGAAAAGATTGTTGATGTTGTTGAAGGGATTGTTGATGAGTATAAAGAAAAGGGTCATCCTAATGAGTCGTTCTTTAAATTCTTTAAACGTGTAAAAGAAGTAGGTGGTTTTATTTACCAAGATGTAACACCCAAAATTAAAATTGAGCCAGCTCCTTGTGGAGACTAG